The following proteins come from a genomic window of Panthera leo isolate Ple1 chromosome E2, P.leo_Ple1_pat1.1, whole genome shotgun sequence:
- the IRF3 gene encoding interferon regulatory factor 3 isoform X4: MALAPFPDGGPSSLPMVPEETPPFLLSPSVDIPAPCPNLQPPENPLRRLLVPEEEWEFEVTAFYRGRQVFQQTALCPGGLRLVASDADQTLPGQPIILPDPGVSLTDRGVMGYVRRVLSCLGGGLALWRAGQRLCARRLGHCHTYWALGEELLPDSGHGPSGEVPKDEEGDVFDLKPFVAELIAFIEGSGHSPRYTLWFCVGEPWPQDQPWIKKLVMVKVVPTCLRALLDMARSGGASSLETTVDLHISNSYPLSLTSDQYKAYLQDLVEDMDF, translated from the exons ATGGCCTTGGCCCCATTCCCAGATGGGGGGCCCTCGAGCCTGCCTATGGTCCCTGAGGAGACCCCTCCATTCTTGCTGAGCCCCAGCGTAGacatccctgccccctgcccaaaCCTGCAGCCCCCGGAAAACCCACTGAGGCGGCTGTTGGTGCCTGAGGAAG AGTGGGAGTTCGAGGTGACTGCCTTCTACCGGGGCCGCCAAGTCTTCCAGCAGACTGCCCTCTGCCCGGGGGGCCTGCGGCTGGTGGCGTCAGATGCAGACCAGACACTGCCTGGACAGCCAATAATCCTGCCAGACCCCGGGGTGTCGCTGACGGACAGGGGCGTGATGGGCTACGTGAGGCGTGTGCTGAGCTGCCTCGGTGGGGGGCTAGCTCTGTGGAGGGCGGGACAGCGGCTCTGCGCCCGGAGGCTGGGGCACTGTCACACGTACTGGGCCTTGGGCGAGGAGCTCCTCCCTGATAGTGGCCACGGGCCCAGCGGCGAGGTCCCCAAGGATGAGGAAGGAGACGTGTTCGACCTGAAGCCCTTCGTGGCAG AACTGATCGCCTTCATCGAAGGAAGCGGACACTCACCACGCTACACCCTCTGGTTCTGCGTTGGGGAGCCATGGCCCCAGGACCAGCCGTGGATCAAGAAGCTCGTGATGGTCAAG GTTGTTCCCACTTGTCTCAGGGCCCTGCTGGACATGGCACGGTCAGGGGGCGCCTCCTCACTGGAGACCACCGTGGACCTGCACATCTCCAACAGCTACCCGCTCTCCCTCACCTCGGACCAGTACAAGGCCTACCTCCAGGACCTGGTCGAAGACATGGATTTCTAG